gccactggaaactctgtggagcacagttctactctgacacacaggggggcgccatgagtcagagtcgactcgacagccatTGGCTTTTTATGAGGTCTCAATATGGGGCAGTCCATGGACTATGACGGTTAGAACAGTACTAGGTGTGTgctcaaggagccctgctggctcagcggttaagtgctcagctgctagccaaaaggtcagcagttcgaacccagccagcagctacgtgggagaaagacttggcgatctgctcctggaaagattgtcgtagttgttgttgataggtgccgttgagttggttccgactaatagcgactgtgtataacagaatgaaacactgcccggtcctgtgccatcctcacaatggttgctatgtttgagcctgttgtctcagccactgtgtgggtgatccataaagattagagcctagaaaaccctaggttCTCTTCTATCAcatggggccgctgtgagttgaaatgaatttccatggcacccaacaacaacaagcgtGTGCTCAAGGGAGGTGTCTCTacccctaaacctacccctagcAGCACCTCACCCCggcaaccccccacccccaggcactGATCCTGCCCCCTCCTCCGCCCCCAGCATGGACCGAGACGGCACAATGACCATCGATTGGCAGGAATGGCGTGACCACTTCCTATTGCACTCGCTAGAGAACGTGGAGGACGTGGTCTATTTCTGGAAGCATTCCACGGTGAGGTGGGGGTGACTCTCCATGCCCGGTGGCTGCGCTCTAGTCCCCAGGAGGATCTGGGGACCTGGGGccctcctccctgcctgccttgcCCTGATCTCGCCAGTGCTTGGAGGGGCAGCACCCAGGACCCTCTAGAAGGAGGAGCCGGAGGCTAAGGctcccctcccctcttcttcTTTTTGGGGTTCAGGGGGCTCATTTGGGGACGTCTCTGGTAGTTGACTGGAGCCCTTCTGGTTTGCAAGGGGTGTTTCCTgcggggactctggggacaggttgTAGGCACTGGGGGTGCAGAGCAGAGAGAGCTCACTAGGTGGGGAACCAGGCCTGCCACCCTCCACCCGCCCAGCTCCCCTTCTGCCTGGTGTCCATTAGGCTGAATGATGGATTCGGCTGGTCTTCAGCAAGAACAGTTATAAAGCCATTGCCTTAGGAGGGTCCAGTGGGGTTCCTGGCAGGGGGCGCTCTAGATACCAGCTCCTGGTGGGAATCCCTGAGCCATGCTTCTGGGAGACTAATGGCATCTAGAGGGGAGCCATCTGTGGGATCTGGGGAATCCAGAGGGACTCCCACCCTGAAGGATCCATGGGGAGCCCAGTTGGGAATCCCATGGGTGACCTCTGTTGGAGGGCTAGTCTCTGGGTGGAGACCTGGTGGGATCTGCCAGCCTCCTTATCTGGGAGACCCCACGTGGGATTGTGTGTTGTCCCGGAGGATCTTCTGGAACCCTGTGGGAGACCCTTGGGTGAGATCTTTCAGAAGAATCTTTTCCACTCTGGAGGGATATTTATGTGGCAAGCTCTTGGGAAGGACTTTGGTGGGATCTGGCGGGGGTCCCCAGGAGGGATGTTGGAATCTTTACGTCGGAGATCACGGGTTTGGATGCTTTGCTAGGATCTGGTAGGAGTTCAAGAGGGGTCTCCTGGGCTCTTCAAGCAGGATTTATCAGTGGAATCTCTGGGGTGTCCTAGAACTCATGGGGAGACTCCCTTGTTTAGGATTGGGTTGTGTCTCCCCACCCCGGCCAGGCATGACACCCCAGCCCTGCACCCTCAGGTCCTAGACATGGGCTTTAGGACAGGCTCACATCTCCCCACTGCTAGACATGACACCCCAGCCCTGCACCCTCAGGTCCTAGACATTGGTGAGTGCCTGACCGTGCCCGACGAGTTCTCGGAGCAGGAAAAACAGACTGGCATGTGGTGGAAGCAGCTGGTGGCTGGCGCAGTGGCGGGCGCCGTGTCTCGGACCGGCACAGCCCCCCTGGACCGCCTCAAGGTCTTCATGCAGGTGAGGGGCCCTGGAGAGACCTGCCCCCTGCCCCATGCCTGGGCAAGGGTCCCAAGCCCCCTTGTCTCCCTGCCCAGGTCCACGCCTCCAAGACCAACCGCCTGGACATCCTGGGGGGCCTGAGGAGCATGGTCCGCGAGGGAGGCGTCTGCTCCCTGTGGCGGGGCAACGGCATTAATGTCCTCAAGATCGCACCAGAGTCGGCGATCAAGTTCATGGCCTATGAGCAGGTGGGGCAGGTGTGGGGAGGTGTGTGCTTGGCATGTGGCGGCAGGGATGGACACATGAACCTGTGGGTTGGGCTCCTAGGCAATGGGCACCTGCTCTGTAATGATGCCCACAGCTGGGAGGAGAGTAGAGGGGAAGCCTTACTGGATGCAAGGAAGGCTCAACCCCCAAGGTCTTGCCACTCCTGTGCCTCCTACCTGCAGATCAAGCGGGCCATCCGGGGGCAGCAGGAGACACTACATGTGCAGGAGCGCTTCGTGGCTGGCTCCCTGGCCGGCGCTACAGCCCAAACCATCATTTACCCCATGGAGGTGAGAAGGAGGAGCCCCACTGCAGGCTGGGTGGCCTATAATAGCCACTCCACTTCCTGGGGTGTTACGCATTGAGATTGCAGGACAGGCATCTCCCCTCCCCAGTGCAGACTGTAGCTCACCCCAGCACTGCTGTTCCGTGTGTGGCCTTTCTGGATATGACCATTGGAGGTATGGCTTCTAGggatagttgttgttagctgccatccttggcgccaactcatggcgaccccatgcacaacgggacaaaacgctgcccagtcctgcaccatcccagtGATTGGTTGTGgtttggatcattgtgatccacagggttcccaccggctgattttcagaagttggttgccaggcctttctttctcatctgtcttaatctggaagctctgctgaaacctgttcagcatcatagcaacatgcaagcctccattgacagacaggtgttggctgcacatgaggtgcgttggctgggaattgaacctgggtctcccacatggaaggcgagaattccaccactgaaccaacatCGCTcttgggggtggtggggaggagagGTTGGTTATAACTGTTTGGACAGGCGTTGTAGGAGACAGATGTTTATCGATGTTCCTCTTCTAACCCACCCataaacccgttgttgtcaagtcgattccaactcatagcgaccctataaggtcagagtagaactgcccccatagggtttccaagaagtggctggtggattcaaacggccaaccttttggttagcagccaaactcttaaccactatgccatcaggactccttcctCTTCTAAGGACACTGATTTTCAGGATACTTGTTCCCAGGGGAATCATTTCTAGGTGTAGCTGTTTTCAGAGAACTCATTTCTGGTTTCAGTTAAAATtctgaaaatgacaaaaaaaaatcaaataaatgaaaTCTGGAGGTGAGCAGTTCAGTGTTCATGTGGTGGCTGCACAGTGTTAGAGACCCAAGTTCCTTCTATCGATCTTGTTTTACCACTTCAGCTTGTGGCTTCCACCTCGCGGAGCAATATGGCTGCTGTGGTCCGGTCATCACATCTATATTTCAGCCaacaagaaagaagaagagaTAAAGGAGGGAATGCACTCCTGGCTTTAAGGAGGGGAAGCCCTCCTGTGAGTCTCTTTCTGAGAGTCACACTTACCTCTTCTTCTGTTTTATTGACCACGGTTTAGTCATATGACCCCACACCTAGGGAAGCTGGGAAATATAGTCTGTGTACTTGCTGAAAATCAGGGCTTCTATTATTAAGGGAttaaagttcctgggtggtgcaaacagattgtgcttgactactaacctaaaggttggtggttcgaacccagccagcagtgccacagaagacaggcctggcgatctgctcccgtaaatattacagccaaggaaaatcccatggag
This DNA window, taken from Elephas maximus indicus isolate mEleMax1 chromosome 3, mEleMax1 primary haplotype, whole genome shotgun sequence, encodes the following:
- the LOC126071998 gene encoding calcium-binding mitochondrial carrier protein SCaMC-3 isoform X4 yields the protein MDRDGTMTIDWQEWRDHFLLHSLENVEDVVYFWKHSTVLDIGECLTVPDEFSEQEKQTGMWWKQLVAGAVAGAVSRTGTAPLDRLKVFMQVHASKTNRLDILGGLRSMVREGGVCSLWRGNGINVLKIAPESAIKFMAYEQIKRAIRGQQETLHVQERFVAGSLAGATAQTIIYPMEVLKTRLTLRRTGQYRGLRDCARQILEQEGPRAFYRGYLPNMLGIVPYAGIDLAVYETLKNRWLQQYSHDSADPGILVLLACGTISSTCGQIASYPLALVRTRMQAQASIEGAPQLSMLGLLRHILYQEGVRGLYRGIAPNFMKVIPAVSISYVVYENMKQALGVTSR